From the genome of Chlamydiales bacterium, one region includes:
- a CDS encoding transaldolase family protein, translated as MEIWLDTIDENVITDAVKTGIISGVTTNPTILSKANNVLDTIKMLLDVQPGPVTIQVTSPNAENMIEEGIRIFELSSRMIVKIPINKNGLIAIQKLQEDNIPILGTAILYPSQVLLAQAQQIPYIAPYFSHMGSTEHAQATLKTMKEILCMSNSPTKILLASLREVDQIIYAALLGIEAATIKPDLYYKLLTDDPVVDTLLKQHSSDWQGAHKSL; from the coding sequence TACAATTGATGAAAACGTAATTACTGATGCAGTCAAAACAGGTATTATATCGGGTGTTACTACAAATCCAACTATCTTATCTAAGGCAAATAATGTTCTAGATACCATCAAAATGCTGCTTGATGTACAACCAGGACCCGTTACTATTCAAGTGACCTCTCCTAACGCAGAAAACATGATAGAAGAGGGCATACGTATATTCGAACTATCCTCTCGCATGATTGTCAAAATTCCTATCAACAAAAATGGACTTATAGCCATCCAAAAACTACAAGAGGACAATATACCCATACTTGGCACAGCAATACTCTATCCCTCTCAAGTCCTCTTAGCACAGGCGCAACAAATACCCTACATTGCCCCCTATTTTAGCCACATGGGAAGCACAGAACATGCTCAAGCTACACTAAAAACAATGAAAGAGATTCTATGCATGAGTAATTCCCCTACTAAAATTCTCTTAGCCTCATTAAGAGAGGTAGATCAAATCATTTATGCAGCTCTTTTAGGCATAGAAGCTGCTACAATTAAACCAGATCTATATTACAAGCTACTTACAGATGATCCTGTAGTGGACACTCTTTTAAAACAGCACTCATCTGATTGGCAAGGAGCTCACAAATCTCTTTAA